Proteins found in one Clostridium kluyveri DSM 555 genomic segment:
- a CDS encoding SAM-dependent methyltransferase translates to MELDKVFFKKFLQSAFSDTVEVKYWDGMEDKYGDGKAKFKIYINGHISKKNILTDPFLAIGEAYMNNLIDFEGNIREIIESVYRNKDSFLHKAEIFSKIYKVIPNNIKRSKKDVQYHYDLGDDFYSLWLDETMTYSCGYFMKEEDSLYQAQVNKVNYILKKLQLKPGQKLLDIGCGWGNLIITAAQKYGVNALGITLSKKQFEKTNKKILENNLQEKVQVKLVDYRELVKEKYSFDRIVSVGMIEHVGRQNLSSYMEDVKAMLKEGGISLLHCITAQTEGEVNQWIKKYIFPGGYIPSIRQLVSLMADNNLHLIDVESLRLHYFKTLKCWAENFENKLEEVKKIKDDVFIRMWRLYLNACSASFHYGVMDIHQFLFTKGLNNDIPMTRDYLYED, encoded by the coding sequence ATGGAGTTAGACAAAGTATTTTTCAAGAAGTTTTTACAAAGTGCTTTTTCAGATACAGTAGAAGTGAAGTACTGGGATGGTATGGAAGATAAATATGGAGATGGAAAAGCAAAATTTAAAATATATATAAATGGACATATTTCTAAAAAAAATATTTTAACGGATCCTTTCCTTGCAATAGGAGAAGCCTATATGAATAATCTAATTGATTTTGAGGGAAATATTAGAGAAATAATAGAATCGGTATATAGGAATAAGGATAGTTTTTTACATAAAGCTGAAATATTTTCAAAAATTTATAAGGTGATTCCAAATAATATTAAAAGAAGTAAAAAAGATGTACAATATCATTATGATTTAGGTGATGATTTTTATAGTCTCTGGCTTGATGAAACCATGACTTATTCCTGTGGATATTTCATGAAAGAAGAGGATTCACTTTACCAGGCTCAAGTAAATAAAGTAAATTATATATTAAAAAAACTTCAATTGAAACCAGGTCAAAAGCTTTTAGATATAGGCTGCGGATGGGGAAATTTAATTATTACAGCTGCACAAAAATATGGAGTAAATGCATTAGGCATAACTTTAAGTAAAAAACAATTTGAAAAGACAAATAAGAAAATACTAGAAAATAATTTGCAGGAAAAAGTTCAAGTGAAATTAGTGGATTATAGAGAATTAGTTAAAGAAAAATATAGCTTTGACAGAATAGTTAGTGTAGGAATGATTGAACATGTGGGGAGACAGAATTTATCTTCTTATATGGAAGATGTAAAGGCTATGTTAAAAGAAGGAGGAATATCACTTCTTCACTGTATTACAGCACAAACAGAAGGAGAAGTAAATCAGTGGATTAAGAAATATATATTTCCAGGAGGTTATATACCCTCTATAAGACAATTAGTAAGTTTAATGGCAGATAACAATTTACATCTCATAGATGTAGAGAGTTTAAGGTTGCATTATTTTAAGACATTAAAATGTTGGGCTGAAAATTTTGAAAATAAGTTAGAGGAAGTTAAGAAAATTAAAGATGATGTTTTTATAAGAATGTGGAGACTTTATCTAAATGCTTGTTCTGCTTCTTTTCATTATGGCGTAATGGATATACACCAGTTTTTATTCACAAAAGGACTTAATAATGATATACCTATGACCAGAGATTATTTATATGAAGATTAA
- a CDS encoding hemolysin family protein: MGMSWQNNIVFELILILILTVINAFFSAVEMAVVALNKRRVSYLAEEGNKKAHIILNLLDDPSNFLATIQVGITLAGFFASAYAATTLSTRFAVYLDKINIPYSSKVAVIVITILLSYITLVLGELFPKRIALQHSEIIAMAFIRPILFISKIMTPFVKLLSGSTSLIMKLFNLSTENVENKVSEEEIRSIIELGQENGIFNQSELQMIERIFEFDDKVAKEVMTPRTEVFGIDIDNVFSRSVKDIMEEKYSRIPVYKDDTDNIIGILYIKDLFVEIMKTSIDNIDIRPLLRTPYFVPENKNIGVLFKELQNTKNHMAILIDEYGGFSGIVTIEDLIEEVMGNIFDEYDDNEQYISKLDENTYMVSGLLSIYEVNEFLDLELKSDNSDTIGGFVMELLGSIPKEGEENTVEYENIIFKVEKIDEKRIEVLKIYISDKKKNQKSDEQN; the protein is encoded by the coding sequence ATGGGTATGAGCTGGCAGAATAACATAGTATTTGAACTTATTTTAATATTAATACTTACAGTGATTAATGCATTTTTTTCAGCGGTGGAAATGGCAGTAGTTGCTTTAAATAAAAGAAGAGTTTCCTACCTGGCAGAGGAAGGAAATAAGAAGGCACATATAATATTGAATCTATTGGATGACCCTAGTAATTTTTTAGCGACGATACAAGTGGGTATAACTCTCGCAGGATTTTTTGCCAGTGCATATGCAGCTACTACCTTGTCAACAAGATTTGCAGTTTATTTAGATAAGATAAATATTCCATACAGCAGTAAAGTGGCTGTAATTGTTATAACTATATTGTTATCCTATATCACTCTTGTGCTTGGAGAATTATTTCCAAAAAGGATTGCACTACAGCATTCAGAAATAATAGCCATGGCATTCATAAGACCTATTCTATTTATAAGTAAGATTATGACTCCTTTTGTAAAATTGCTTTCAGGTTCTACCAGTTTAATTATGAAATTATTTAATTTAAGTACGGAGAATGTAGAAAATAAGGTATCTGAAGAGGAAATAAGATCCATTATAGAACTTGGACAGGAAAATGGGATTTTTAATCAGTCTGAATTACAGATGATAGAAAGAATATTTGAATTTGATGATAAAGTGGCTAAGGAAGTGATGACTCCAAGGACAGAGGTATTTGGCATAGATATAGATAATGTGTTTTCTCGCAGTGTTAAAGATATAATGGAAGAAAAATATTCTAGAATACCTGTCTATAAAGATGATACAGATAATATAATAGGCATACTGTATATTAAAGACCTATTTGTGGAAATTATGAAGACTTCTATAGATAATATAGATATAAGGCCTCTGCTTAGAACACCTTATTTTGTGCCGGAAAATAAAAATATAGGTGTGCTTTTTAAGGAACTTCAAAATACTAAAAATCATATGGCAATTTTAATTGATGAATATGGTGGGTTTTCAGGTATTGTAACTATAGAAGATTTAATCGAGGAGGTAATGGGTAATATATTTGACGAATATGATGATAATGAACAATATATAAGTAAGCTGGATGAAAATACCTATATGGTTAGTGGACTTCTATCTATATATGAGGTAAATGAGTTTTTAGATTTAGAATTAAAATCAGATAATTCAGATACTATAGGTGGTTTTGTAATGGAGCTTCTGGGAAGTATTCCAAAGGAAGGTGAAGAGAATACTGTAGAGTATGAAAATATAATTTTCAAAGTAGAAAAGATAGATGAAAAAAGAATAGAAGTTTTGAAAATATATATATCTGATAAGAAGAAAAATCAGAAATCAGATGAACAAAATTAA
- a CDS encoding DUF3231 family protein, producing the protein MGSTTKTPLVSSEISAIWNSYIGESLVAHIIEYFSSRADDNEIGYMLQHILRLSNKRIKILTNLFNQEKLPLPEAFTDSDVDVNAPRLFTDILYLQYAAYEARASVRSYSVILSRVTRSDIREYFSKCIEESIDVYNRTAELGLSKGIFIKAPQVEVSKKVQYIKSKSFILDMLGKKRALLTDEIADIVSIANDTVIRKALIIGFGQVCKNKEVSDYISRVMALANKQNDGLNSFLIDEGIPIGIPSDSYVTDSTISPFSDKIMLNKILIMYRLKINSIGIALANIMRSDLKVTYRKYLDESMEYSKDGMDIMIDNGWLEQPPQAINHENLAKV; encoded by the coding sequence ATGGGAAGCACCACAAAAACGCCATTAGTTTCATCGGAAATATCAGCTATTTGGAACTCTTATATAGGTGAGAGTCTAGTTGCACATATAATTGAATATTTTTCTAGCAGAGCCGATGACAATGAAATTGGTTATATGTTACAACATATCTTGAGGTTATCTAATAAGCGTATCAAAATATTGACTAATTTATTTAACCAAGAAAAACTCCCTTTACCAGAAGCTTTTACAGATAGTGATGTTGATGTAAATGCTCCACGTTTATTTACTGACATTCTCTACCTGCAGTATGCAGCATATGAGGCAAGAGCATCAGTCCGTAGTTATAGTGTGATTTTAAGTCGTGTAACACGTTCTGATATTAGAGAGTACTTTTCAAAATGCATTGAAGAAAGTATTGATGTTTATAATAGAACGGCAGAACTGGGCTTGTCAAAGGGTATTTTTATTAAAGCACCTCAGGTAGAAGTATCTAAAAAAGTTCAATATATAAAAAGTAAAAGTTTTATTTTAGATATGCTTGGAAAAAAGAGAGCTTTACTTACAGATGAAATAGCAGACATTGTTTCTATTGCGAATGATACGGTGATAAGAAAGGCTTTAATAATTGGTTTTGGTCAAGTATGTAAAAATAAAGAGGTCTCTGATTATATATCAAGAGTTATGGCTCTTGCAAATAAACAAAATGATGGACTTAATTCATTCTTAATAGATGAAGGTATTCCAATTGGAATACCTTCAGATTCATATGTAACTGATTCAACAATTTCACCATTCTCAGATAAAATTATGTTAAATAAAATTCTTATAATGTATAGGTTAAAGATAAATAGCATAGGTATAGCACTAGCGAACATAATGAGAAGTGATTTGAAGGTTACTTACAGGAAATATCTAGACGAGTCTATGGAATATTCTAAGGATGGTATGGATATAATGATTGATAATGGATGGCTTGAACAGCCTCCACAAGCAATAAATCATGAAAATTTGGCGAAAGTTTGA
- a CDS encoding AAA family ATPase, which translates to MDKIVCLVGESGSGKSTITELLEKEGYNYIQSYTTRKPRFEGEKGHIFIGDSNIAYINGTISKNELTSDVIAYTFFNGNHYWATKEQYQGKGISVYIIDPSGVKYLKEKVTDAETVVIYLKCDKEVRLLRMLKERDPKAVRDRLKNDREVFKIIQCDYVVDSNRKVEEILEDVKSIIGGEIFSIE; encoded by the coding sequence TTGGATAAAATAGTTTGTTTAGTTGGGGAAAGTGGAAGCGGTAAGTCCACTATAACAGAACTGCTTGAAAAGGAGGGATATAACTATATACAATCTTATACAACCAGAAAGCCGCGCTTTGAAGGCGAAAAAGGGCATATATTTATTGGAGATTCTAATATAGCATATATCAATGGAACTATTTCCAAAAATGAATTGACAAGTGATGTAATAGCTTATACATTCTTTAACGGAAATCATTATTGGGCTACTAAAGAACAATATCAGGGGAAAGGGATAAGTGTTTATATAATAGACCCTTCTGGAGTTAAATATTTAAAAGAAAAGGTAACGGATGCTGAAACTGTAGTTATATATTTAAAATGTGATAAAGAAGTAAGGCTGTTAAGGATGTTAAAAGAAAGAGATCCTAAAGCTGTAAGAGATAGATTGAAAAATGATAGAGAAGTTTTTAAAATAATTCAATGTGATTATGTAGTAGATTCTAATAGAAAGGTTGAAGAAATTTTGGAAGATGTAAAAAGTATTATTGGGGGAGAGATATTTAGTATTGAATAA
- a CDS encoding PepSY domain-containing protein, with amino-acid sequence MEDDQIMICPFCNLWDGYWRQYRINTETAIQNALQRVPGQVLRVEMDVEDGLLVYEIHIRTTNGMVYEVTIDANTGEILEVDRQDD; translated from the coding sequence ATGGAAGATGATCAAATAATGATATGTCCTTTCTGCAATTTATGGGACGGTTACTGGAGACAATATCGCATTAATACTGAAACAGCCATACAAAATGCACTGCAAAGAGTACCTGGACAGGTGCTAAGAGTTGAAATGGATGTGGAGGATGGTCTCTTGGTTTATGAAATTCACATTAGAACTACTAATGGAATGGTATATGAAGTTACAATAGATGCTAATACTGGAGAAATACTTGAGGTAGATAGGCAGGATGATTAA
- a CDS encoding alpha/beta-type small acid-soluble spore protein, with amino-acid sequence MARNNNNLVVSEARAVLYKFKMESAKEDEVNLKDSYNGNLTAREDGAVERNMAKKMVKA; translated from the coding sequence ATGGCACGTAACAATAATAATTTAGTAGTATCAGAGGCTAGAGCAGTCCTATATAAGTTTAAGATGGAGTCAGCTAAAGAGGATGAAGTAAACTTAAAGGATAGCTACAATGGAAATTTAACTGCCAGAGAAGATGGAGCAGTGGAGAGAAATATGGCTAAGAAAATGGTTAAAGCTTAG
- a CDS encoding alpha/beta-type small acid-soluble spore protein, producing the protein MSRKNRILVPEARQGLEKLKIESAEELAKYNKTHDSKEQVFSIGGQMVKKMVESYEKKLK; encoded by the coding sequence TTGTCTAGAAAAAATAGAATATTAGTACCAGAAGCCCGACAAGGCCTTGAAAAATTAAAAATTGAATCTGCAGAGGAATTAGCCAAATATAATAAAACTCATGATTCTAAAGAGCAAGTTTTTTCTATAGGTGGTCAGATGGTTAAAAAAATGGTTGAAAGCTATGAGAAAAAATTAAAATAG
- a CDS encoding YnfA family protein — translation MFYFVLAGVFEIGGGYFIWLWLRNGKSIWYGLAGAIFLVVYGVIPTLQPPSASFGRVYAAYGGIFIVLSILWGWKIDNVIPDKFDLIGGAIALIGVLVIMYYPRG, via the coding sequence ATATTTTATTTTGTATTAGCAGGTGTATTTGAAATAGGCGGAGGATATTTTATATGGTTATGGTTAAGAAATGGTAAAAGTATATGGTATGGTTTAGCTGGAGCCATATTCTTAGTAGTTTATGGAGTAATACCAACATTACAACCTCCAAGTGCTAGTTTTGGACGAGTATATGCAGCATATGGAGGAATATTTATTGTTCTTTCAATCCTATGGGGATGGAAAATAGATAACGTTATTCCAGATAAGTTTGACTTAATAGGAGGAGCTATTGCACTTATTGGCGTTTTAGTAATTATGTATTATCCTAGAGGATAG
- a CDS encoding GerAB/ArcD/ProY family transporter, whose product MNKVQNTFLTPSQFIFILKSAIIGIELMHLPNSVIKIAKQDSWISCILGTIYPLYVVIIANYMCKKFPEDNILTLSKKCFGNLLGTILNIVFISFFLFVLTSSFSGHVNLSKVYSTPFLKSYQIILTTLIPIAYIAYKGIKPLGRLAEVGFYLTVGLIILPVAVFAYGSFLNLMPVFGSGLTDILKGSKETIFAMSGMEIIFLIYPFLQDNKKLLKCGIWATAIIGFIYTWAIFATVYYLGIETPPKYLWPILTLVDSVHIPIINSFRFIFISLWSLVEFKCLATYYFAVSYGLNQLVKKIPAEAFVLILYPVIIAITMLYESPTKRIEYTYKLTVIYVIFTLTYISAVAILIHFKKGDSL is encoded by the coding sequence ATGAATAAGGTTCAGAATACCTTCTTAACCCCAAGTCAATTTATATTTATACTAAAATCAGCCATTATAGGTATTGAACTTATGCATTTACCTAACAGTGTTATAAAAATTGCAAAACAGGACAGCTGGATTAGCTGTATACTGGGAACAATATATCCTTTATATGTAGTTATTATAGCAAATTATATGTGTAAAAAGTTTCCTGAAGATAATATACTGACATTGAGTAAAAAATGTTTTGGAAACCTCTTGGGAACTATTTTGAATATTGTTTTTATATCCTTCTTTTTATTTGTGCTGACATCATCGTTTTCCGGACATGTCAATCTATCTAAGGTATATTCAACTCCTTTTCTTAAATCCTATCAGATTATTTTAACTACTTTAATTCCCATAGCCTACATTGCCTATAAGGGTATAAAACCTCTTGGAAGGTTAGCTGAAGTAGGTTTTTATTTGACTGTGGGATTAATTATTCTTCCTGTAGCTGTTTTTGCATATGGAAGTTTTTTAAATCTGATGCCTGTGTTTGGTTCAGGGCTAACTGATATATTAAAAGGTTCAAAAGAGACTATTTTTGCGATGTCTGGTATGGAAATTATATTTCTTATTTATCCTTTTTTACAGGATAACAAAAAATTATTAAAATGTGGTATATGGGCTACTGCTATTATAGGATTTATTTATACATGGGCTATTTTTGCAACTGTTTATTACTTGGGCATTGAAACTCCTCCAAAGTATTTATGGCCTATCTTGACATTAGTCGATAGTGTACATATACCTATTATAAATAGTTTTAGGTTTATATTTATATCTTTATGGTCTCTGGTAGAATTTAAATGCCTAGCTACCTATTATTTTGCAGTTTCTTACGGTTTAAATCAATTAGTGAAAAAGATACCTGCCGAGGCATTTGTTTTGATTCTATATCCTGTAATTATTGCTATAACTATGCTATATGAAAGCCCAACAAAAAGAATAGAGTATACATATAAACTAACTGTTATTTATGTAATATTTACATTAACATATATTTCTGCGGTAGCAATTTTAATTCATTTTAAAAAAGGTGATTCTTTATAA
- a CDS encoding spore germination protein has translation MSDKKCNINNTIENIKNLLGEQTELVIRELLIGNKNFLEAAVVYVNGLTDKNIMDRDILKPLMLNVNEDFGNMENIEDYIHKKYVAVSDTYVETDINKAVDDIKRGKTILLIQDSCNFIVINTVGGVYRSIDEPENDTSLRGPREGFVENLDTNISILRRRIKDRSLATQKFVLGRRSQADLVIMYIDDIVDKQFLKIIKDKIKTIDIDSIQANSSIEQYIEEHPYSIFPQTIGSERPDVIEAALMEGKIAFLLSGTPYVTTYPSIFIEFFQTVEDYYGRTLQAWFTRVLRFIAAFVVISFPATYITFVKFNPELIPGEYIQSLILSAQGIVLTPFMSLLIMQLTIEFLREGGQRLPGKIGQTVSMVGGIIIGDAALEAKIVSPTTLLIAGITTVASFVISNYQMSVAIRALSYPMLILANWLGVLGIVIGWFSILAYLCSMENFGVPYFAFHKSDMKDIFIRSPIWKMNKRPEAIPHNDPTRQSDFRGGKE, from the coding sequence ATGTCAGATAAAAAATGTAATATAAATAATACTATCGAAAATATAAAAAATCTACTGGGAGAACAAACTGAATTAGTAATAAGAGAATTACTTATTGGAAATAAAAATTTTTTAGAGGCTGCGGTTGTTTATGTGAATGGATTGACTGATAAAAATATAATGGACAGAGATATACTGAAGCCATTGATGCTAAATGTTAATGAGGACTTTGGGAACATGGAAAATATAGAAGACTACATACACAAAAAGTATGTTGCAGTTAGCGATACTTATGTTGAAACAGATATAAATAAAGCTGTAGATGACATTAAAAGAGGGAAAACTATATTATTAATTCAAGATTCTTGTAACTTTATCGTAATAAATACTGTCGGTGGAGTCTATAGGTCTATAGATGAACCAGAAAATGATACTTCCTTAAGGGGACCAAGGGAAGGTTTTGTAGAAAATTTAGATACAAATATAAGTATATTGCGGAGAAGAATAAAGGATAGAAGTTTAGCAACCCAGAAATTTGTATTGGGAAGAAGGTCACAGGCAGATCTTGTAATTATGTATATAGATGATATAGTGGATAAACAGTTTTTAAAAATAATAAAAGATAAAATAAAGACTATAGATATAGATTCTATTCAGGCAAATAGTTCTATTGAGCAGTATATAGAAGAACACCCTTATAGTATTTTTCCACAGACTATTGGATCGGAGAGGCCAGATGTAATAGAGGCAGCTTTAATGGAAGGTAAAATAGCTTTTTTGCTATCAGGTACACCTTATGTTACAACCTATCCTTCTATATTCATAGAGTTTTTTCAAACTGTAGAAGATTATTATGGCAGAACTCTGCAGGCATGGTTTACAAGAGTGTTAAGATTTATAGCTGCTTTTGTAGTAATAAGTTTTCCTGCAACTTATATAACCTTCGTTAAATTTAATCCTGAACTCATACCCGGTGAATATATTCAATCTCTTATATTATCTGCACAGGGTATAGTATTAACTCCATTTATGTCTTTATTAATTATGCAATTAACAATAGAATTTTTACGGGAAGGAGGACAGAGACTGCCAGGTAAAATAGGGCAGACTGTTAGTATGGTAGGAGGTATTATAATTGGTGATGCTGCTCTTGAGGCAAAAATCGTAAGTCCAACTACTTTGCTCATTGCAGGAATTACTACTGTTGCTTCTTTTGTAATATCCAATTACCAGATGTCTGTTGCAATAAGGGCTTTATCTTACCCTATGTTAATACTTGCAAATTGGCTTGGAGTTCTTGGAATAGTCATAGGATGGTTTTCTATATTAGCTTATCTATGTTCTATGGAAAATTTCGGAGTTCCCTATTTTGCTTTTCATAAAAGTGATATGAAAGATATATTTATAAGGTCACCTATATGGAAGATGAATAAAAGACCTGAAGCTATCCCACATAATGATCCCACAAGACAAAGTGATTTTAGGGGTGGTAAAGAATGA
- a CDS encoding TetR/AcrR family transcriptional regulator: MSNKTDSREKIIKAASKLFQIKGFNATGLNEILKESKSPKGSLYYYFPDGKEQLALEAISLASKSIIERLETTLNKYSDPIKAIKYLINNIINDLEKENKLQDISVSLIALETYSSNEHLREACKSVFTSLSYVYANKLVQNGFSKQKAEELSMAIEIMIEGAITISVTRKDTIPLLTISNIIDVLLNQN, encoded by the coding sequence ATGAGTAATAAAACCGATTCACGAGAAAAAATAATTAAAGCAGCTTCAAAACTTTTTCAAATTAAAGGATTTAATGCTACAGGCTTAAATGAAATATTAAAAGAAAGCAAATCGCCTAAAGGCTCTCTTTATTACTATTTTCCAGATGGCAAAGAACAATTAGCATTAGAAGCAATTAGCTTGGCAAGCAAATCTATAATAGAAAGATTAGAAACTACTCTGAATAAATATTCAGATCCAATTAAAGCCATAAAATACTTAATAAATAATATAATAAATGATTTAGAAAAAGAAAATAAACTTCAAGATATCTCGGTAAGTTTAATAGCTTTAGAAACATATTCTTCAAATGAACACTTGAGAGAAGCTTGTAAAAGTGTGTTTACATCACTAAGTTATGTGTATGCTAATAAATTAGTTCAAAATGGATTTTCAAAACAAAAAGCTGAAGAATTAAGTATGGCCATTGAGATAATGATTGAAGGAGCTATTACTATCTCTGTTACGAGAAAAGATACTATTCCACTTTTAACGATTAGTAATATTATAGATGTTTTGTTGAATCAAAATTAA
- a CDS encoding DHA2 family efflux MFS transporter permease subunit: MIQKQIFLKARVDVKHPYLVMLGLYLGAFSGMFSETSLNIALPQLMDAFHISAGIAQWLVVGYMLVIGLVLPFTSLLMKCFPVRKLTIFALGAFMIGSLISGFAPDFRLLLAGRMIQGIGTGMILPMMFSVILEVFPPNKIGSAMGVASLVVMFAPAIGPTLSGTLLGMFSWRWIFFSLVIILAVAMIFSVIYMVNPYKLTKPKIDGISCLTSVIGFGGIVLGVSLSSEFGFSVPVILALTIGIIAIILYSKRQIHMETPVLDLKALMVSRFRTGSILVMVNFGIVLSALYLLPQYIQNGLLIPVATAGLVLLPGGLINAFISYLSGQLYDKFGAKYLVKIGFSISIMGTILLLFTSSNSSAAYIIFCHITLMIGIPLAMAPAQTSGLNALPGNLSRDGSTIINTMQQIVGAISTAIATCLLGMGQTSYFSNGGKNESEAFINGSHYGFYFALVLSIIGFIISFRIKDTKTEKL, translated from the coding sequence ATGATACAAAAGCAGATATTTTTAAAGGCCAGAGTAGATGTAAAACATCCCTATCTGGTTATGTTAGGACTATATTTAGGTGCATTTAGTGGTATGTTCAGTGAAACATCTCTAAATATTGCACTTCCACAATTAATGGATGCTTTTCATATCAGCGCGGGAATTGCCCAATGGCTTGTAGTTGGTTATATGCTTGTAATTGGACTCGTTCTGCCCTTTACCAGTCTACTGATGAAATGTTTTCCTGTGAGAAAACTAACAATTTTTGCTTTAGGAGCATTTATGATTGGTTCTCTTATCAGCGGTTTTGCACCTGATTTTAGACTTCTTCTGGCTGGCCGTATGATTCAGGGAATTGGTACTGGAATGATTCTTCCAATGATGTTTTCAGTGATTTTGGAAGTTTTTCCTCCAAATAAAATTGGCTCTGCTATGGGGGTAGCCTCTTTGGTGGTTATGTTTGCACCAGCAATTGGACCAACTCTTTCCGGAACCTTATTAGGAATGTTTTCCTGGCGCTGGATTTTCTTTTCCCTTGTTATTATATTAGCAGTTGCTATGATTTTTTCAGTAATCTATATGGTGAATCCTTATAAGCTAACCAAACCGAAAATTGACGGAATATCCTGCTTAACTTCTGTTATTGGTTTTGGGGGTATAGTGCTTGGCGTTAGTCTGTCCAGTGAATTTGGATTCTCAGTTCCAGTCATTCTGGCACTGACAATTGGTATCATTGCCATTATACTTTACTCAAAAAGGCAAATTCACATGGAAACTCCAGTTCTTGATTTAAAAGCGTTGATGGTTTCAAGATTCCGAACAGGATCAATACTGGTAATGGTAAATTTCGGCATTGTATTATCGGCTTTGTATTTGCTACCGCAATATATTCAGAACGGGCTGTTGATTCCAGTAGCTACGGCTGGCTTGGTTTTGCTTCCAGGAGGGTTGATCAATGCTTTTATTTCCTATCTTTCTGGGCAACTTTATGACAAGTTCGGAGCGAAATATCTTGTCAAAATTGGATTCTCTATTTCCATTATGGGCACAATTCTGTTGCTCTTTACATCATCCAACAGTTCTGCTGCTTACATAATTTTTTGCCATATCACTTTAATGATTGGTATTCCACTGGCAATGGCGCCAGCTCAAACCAGCGGACTGAATGCACTTCCAGGGAATCTGTCAAGGGATGGAAGTACCATTATAAATACAATGCAGCAGATAGTCGGTGCTATCAGTACTGCAATTGCCACATGCTTGCTTGGTATGGGGCAAACTTCGTATTTCTCCAATGGTGGTAAAAATGAATCAGAAGCATTCATAAATGGTTCCCATTACGGATTTTATTTTGCTCTGGTGCTTTCTATAATTGGATTTATTATTTCTTTCAGAATCAAAGATACAAAAACGGAAAAACTATAG
- the lepB gene encoding signal peptidase I, producing the protein MHNGTIFNIMKKYVLIILLVVGFAFLFHNYVFARVTVTGPSMQPTFNNKDVIFVEKISTKIGNINRGEIIIFDSNNENNDIYIKRVIGIAGDKINIKDGKVYLNGQILTESYLPQGTITKANSSTTEHVVPKGYIFVLGDNRGNSTDSRILGLINIKDVKGHVILRAYPFKNISTF; encoded by the coding sequence TTGCATAATGGAACAATATTTAATATAATGAAAAAATACGTGTTAATCATTTTATTAGTTGTTGGATTTGCATTTTTATTTCATAACTATGTTTTTGCCAGAGTAACTGTGACGGGGCCGTCTATGCAACCCACGTTCAATAATAAAGATGTGATATTCGTAGAGAAGATTAGTACGAAAATAGGAAATATAAATAGAGGGGAAATTATTATTTTTGATTCTAATAATGAAAATAATGATATCTATATAAAAAGGGTAATAGGCATAGCTGGTGATAAAATTAATATAAAAGATGGAAAAGTCTATTTAAACGGGCAAATACTTACCGAAAGTTATCTTCCACAAGGTACTATTACTAAAGCCAATTCTTCTACTACAGAACATGTTGTGCCTAAAGGATATATTTTTGTGTTAGGAGATAATAGAGGGAATAGCACTGATAGTAGGATACTTGGCCTGATAAATATAAAAGATGTAAAAGGGCATGTGATTTTAAGGGCATATCCTTTTAAAAATATTAGTACATTTTAA
- the dmpI gene encoding 4-oxalocrotonate tautomerase DmpI has translation MPVITIEGPKITKEQKEQLVSEFVTSASKILNIPQQAFVTLIRENELDNVGSGTHLLSNRQK, from the coding sequence ATGCCAGTTATAACAATTGAAGGTCCAAAAATTACGAAAGAGCAAAAAGAACAACTTGTAAGTGAATTTGTAACTTCTGCAAGTAAGATTCTTAATATCCCTCAGCAGGCTTTTGTTACTCTTATAAGAGAAAATGAATTAGACAACGTTGGTAGTGGAACCCACTTATTATCTAATAGACAAAAATAG